The following proteins are encoded in a genomic region of Mycolicibacterium confluentis:
- a CDS encoding winged helix DNA-binding domain-containing protein, whose product MRTFSPEQRRARLAQRHFLTGGPAPGITDLTRSVVGLHATDPATPYLSLWARVPEFRVEHLDAELYERRSVVKHLAMRRTLWVLPSDQLEVVQSAASDRVADNERRKLIADVEKAGVANDGAAWLETAARAVHRHLGVHEHASSAELRAALPELAGTYDPAPGKRWGGQTHLAPRILTFLSANGELVRGPNDSTWTNSRPRWVSTGGWLGRPAEPADHLAARDDLVRRWLHAFGPATEADIKWWFGTTLTATRQALAAVEAVEVDLDGTPGYVLPTDLDDDPQPKPWAALLPGLDVATMGWAQRDWYLGDHKPHVFDTNGNAGPTAWWNGRIVGGWHQNQDARVEVTLLEDIGRQGREALSRKADELTAWLDGTRISPRFPSPLSKSAR is encoded by the coding sequence GTGCGCACCTTCTCCCCCGAGCAGCGACGTGCTCGACTGGCGCAGCGCCACTTTCTGACCGGTGGCCCCGCGCCCGGCATCACCGACCTCACGCGGTCGGTGGTGGGCCTGCACGCCACCGACCCGGCGACGCCGTACCTCTCGCTGTGGGCCCGGGTGCCGGAGTTCCGGGTCGAGCACCTCGACGCCGAACTCTACGAACGACGATCGGTGGTCAAGCACCTCGCCATGCGACGCACGCTGTGGGTGCTGCCCAGCGACCAGCTGGAGGTGGTGCAGTCCGCGGCCAGTGACCGGGTCGCCGACAACGAACGGCGCAAACTGATCGCCGACGTCGAGAAGGCCGGGGTGGCCAACGACGGCGCGGCGTGGCTGGAGACCGCGGCGCGTGCCGTTCACCGTCACCTCGGTGTGCACGAGCACGCCAGCAGTGCCGAGTTGCGCGCCGCACTGCCCGAGTTGGCGGGCACCTACGACCCCGCGCCCGGCAAACGGTGGGGTGGTCAAACTCATTTGGCGCCACGGATTCTCACGTTCCTGTCGGCGAACGGTGAGCTTGTCCGCGGCCCGAACGACAGTACGTGGACCAACTCGCGTCCCCGGTGGGTCAGCACCGGCGGCTGGCTGGGCCGGCCCGCCGAACCAGCCGACCACCTCGCGGCGCGCGACGACCTGGTGCGACGCTGGCTGCATGCCTTCGGCCCAGCCACCGAAGCCGACATCAAGTGGTGGTTCGGCACGACACTGACGGCCACGCGCCAGGCCCTCGCCGCGGTCGAGGCCGTCGAAGTCGACCTGGATGGGACGCCGGGATACGTGCTGCCCACCGACCTCGACGACGATCCGCAGCCCAAGCCGTGGGCCGCACTGCTGCCCGGACTGGACGTGGCGACCATGGGTTGGGCGCAGCGGGACTGGTATCTGGGCGACCACAAGCCGCATGTGTTCGACACCAACGGCAACGCCGGACCGACCGCGTGGTGGAACGGCCGCATCGTCGGCGGCTGGCATCAGAACCAGGATGCGCGCGTCGAGGTGACACTGCTCGAGGACATCGGCCGACAGGGCCGTGAGGCGTTGTCCCGCAAGGCTGACGAGCTGACCGCCTGGCTGGACGGCACCCGGATCAGCCCGCGGTTCCCGTCGCCGCTGTCGAAGTCTGCTCGGTGA
- the map gene encoding type I methionyl aminopeptidase, producing MLELKTPQEIAAMDVTGSFIAELLDDLAQRARPGVNLLDLEHRARDLIAERGAESCYWDYAPSFGSGPFRNVICLSVNDAVLHGLPHDYVLADGDLLTMDIAVSIHGWVADSARSIIVGTPRPQDQRLIRATEEALAAGISAAQPDNRLGDISAAIGAVAADYGYRVNTDFGGHGLGRTMHEDPHVPNVGRAGRGLRLRPGLTLALEPWFAAGTDRIVYDPDGWTLRSADGSRTAHSEHTIAITDGAPLVLTRRERVTEQTSTAATGTAG from the coding sequence GTGTTGGAACTGAAGACACCTCAAGAGATCGCGGCGATGGACGTCACCGGAAGTTTCATCGCCGAACTGCTCGACGATCTCGCGCAGCGCGCCCGCCCGGGGGTCAACCTGCTCGACCTCGAACACCGCGCCAGGGACCTGATCGCCGAACGCGGCGCCGAATCCTGCTACTGGGACTACGCTCCCTCGTTCGGCAGCGGACCGTTCCGCAACGTCATCTGCCTGTCGGTCAACGACGCTGTCCTGCACGGACTTCCGCACGACTACGTCCTGGCCGACGGCGATCTGCTGACGATGGACATCGCGGTCTCCATCCACGGCTGGGTCGCGGACAGCGCCCGCAGCATCATCGTCGGCACGCCAAGGCCTCAGGATCAGCGTCTGATCAGGGCCACCGAGGAGGCCCTCGCGGCCGGCATCTCGGCGGCCCAGCCGGACAACCGCCTCGGCGACATCTCCGCGGCGATCGGCGCCGTGGCCGCCGACTACGGATACCGGGTCAACACCGACTTCGGTGGCCACGGACTCGGGCGCACCATGCACGAGGATCCGCACGTCCCGAACGTCGGGCGCGCGGGGCGGGGGCTGCGACTGCGGCCGGGGCTGACGCTCGCGCTCGAACCGTGGTTCGCCGCAGGCACCGACAGAATCGTCTACGACCCCGACGGGTGGACTCTCCGCTCGGCGGACGGATCCCGCACCGCCCACAGCGAACACACCATCGCGATCACCGACGGCGCACCGTTGGTGCTGACTCGCCGCGAGCGGGTCACCGAGCAGACTTCGACAGCGGCGACGGGAACCGCGGGCTGA
- a CDS encoding alpha/beta hydrolase, translating into MILVTPLQHHISLMHGWVPFTVQALTVAVLLLAIGWRSRRWRLLCLPAAALAGVGAAAWSYWRIASDGLTSDPAPHRLWVWIAVSAAAVVVLVLGWHRTQWWRRGMALLSVPLCLLSTGLALNFWVGYFPTVQTAWNQLTAGPLPDQTDQASIVTTAEQSQERHTLPSRGSVVPVSIPSTASGFKHRGELVYLPPAWFASTPPPKLPTVMMIGGEFNTPADWLRAGNAITTIDTFAAAHGGNAPVFVFVDSGGAFNNDTECVDGPRGNAADHLTKDVAPFVESRFGVSADRASWGVVGWSMGGTCAVDLATMHPDMFSSFVDIAGDLAPNSGTKAQTIQRLFGGDAAAWASYDPTSVITRHGPYQAVSGWFAISGNPQKPRSGMGAAAAGDAVGVGGRDATGDPGDQTTAANSLCALGSANGIACAVVAQPGKHDWPFASRAFTAALPWLAGAVGTPGAPAVALPGHSVTTATPATEAVVDREPLAAAGK; encoded by the coding sequence ATGATTCTCGTGACACCGTTGCAGCATCACATCTCCCTGATGCACGGCTGGGTGCCGTTCACCGTCCAGGCGCTCACGGTGGCGGTGCTGCTGCTGGCCATCGGGTGGCGCAGTCGCAGGTGGCGGCTGCTGTGCCTGCCTGCGGCGGCGCTGGCGGGGGTGGGTGCGGCGGCATGGTCCTACTGGCGCATCGCCTCCGACGGGTTGACGAGCGACCCCGCACCCCACCGCCTCTGGGTGTGGATCGCCGTGAGCGCGGCCGCGGTCGTCGTGCTGGTGCTCGGCTGGCATCGCACGCAGTGGTGGCGCCGGGGTATGGCGTTGCTGTCGGTGCCACTGTGCCTGCTCAGCACCGGCCTGGCGCTCAACTTCTGGGTGGGCTACTTCCCCACCGTGCAGACCGCGTGGAACCAGTTGACCGCAGGGCCATTGCCCGACCAGACCGATCAGGCCTCGATCGTCACGACCGCCGAGCAGTCCCAAGAGCGCCACACGTTGCCGAGCAGGGGCAGCGTGGTGCCCGTGAGCATCCCCTCGACGGCGTCCGGGTTCAAGCATCGCGGTGAACTGGTGTACCTGCCGCCGGCGTGGTTCGCCAGCACCCCGCCGCCGAAGCTGCCGACCGTGATGATGATCGGCGGCGAGTTCAACACCCCGGCGGACTGGCTGCGCGCGGGCAACGCGATCACCACGATCGACACGTTCGCCGCGGCGCACGGCGGCAACGCGCCGGTGTTCGTCTTCGTCGACTCCGGAGGCGCGTTCAACAACGACACGGAGTGCGTCGACGGCCCGCGCGGCAACGCGGCCGATCACCTCACGAAAGACGTTGCGCCGTTTGTGGAGTCCAGGTTCGGTGTCAGCGCGGACCGAGCCAGCTGGGGCGTCGTCGGATGGTCCATGGGCGGCACGTGTGCGGTGGACCTGGCCACGATGCATCCCGACATGTTCAGTTCGTTCGTCGACATCGCCGGTGACCTCGCGCCGAACTCCGGTACCAAGGCGCAGACCATTCAGCGGCTCTTCGGCGGTGACGCGGCCGCCTGGGCCTCCTACGACCCCACCTCCGTCATCACCAGGCACGGCCCGTATCAGGCGGTGTCCGGGTGGTTCGCGATCTCCGGCAACCCGCAAAAACCTCGCTCCGGCATGGGCGCTGCCGCGGCCGGGGACGCCGTCGGAGTCGGGGGCCGTGACGCGACGGGCGACCCGGGCGATCAGACCACGGCAGCCAATTCGCTGTGCGCGCTGGGCAGCGCGAACGGCATCGCGTGCGCGGTGGTGGCCCAGCCCGGCAAGCACGACTGGCCGTTCGCCTCCCGCGCGTTCACCGCGGCCCTGCCGTGGCTCGCAGGAGCCGTCGGCACCCCTGGCGCCCCGGCTGTGGCGCTGCCCGGGCACAGCGTGACCACCGCGACGCCGGCCACGGAGGCCGTCGTGGACCGGGAGCCTCTCGCCGCCGCCGGGAAGTGA
- the uvrA gene encoding excinuclease ABC subunit UvrA, whose protein sequence is MADRLIVKGAREHNLRSVDLDLPRDALIVFTGLSGSGKSSLAFDTIFAEGQRRYVESLSAYARQFLGQMDKPDVDFIEGLSPAVSIDQKSTNRNPRSTVGTITEVYDYLRLLYARAGTPHCPVCGEKIARQTPQQIVDQVLAMDEGLRFQVLAPVVRTRKGEFVDLFDKLNSQGYSRVRVDGVVHSLTDPPKLKKQEKHDIEVVVDRLTVKASAKQRLTDSVETALGLADGIVVLEFVDREDDHPHREQRFSEKLACPNAHPLAVDDLEPRSFSFNSPYGACPECIGLGIRKEVDPELVVPDPDMTLAEGAIAPWSIGQSAEYFTRMMAGLGEAMGFDVDTPWKKLPAKARKAILEGSDHQVHVKYKNRYGRTRSYYADFEGVMAYLQRRMEQTDSEQMKERLEGFMRDIPCPECQGTRLKPEILAVTLAAGDRGAKSIAEVCALSIADCSDFLNALTLGPREQAIAGQVLKEVQSRLGFLLDVGLEYLSLERAAGTLSGGEAQRIRLATQIGSGLVGVLYVLDEPSIGLHQRDNRRLIETLTRLRDLGNTLIVVEHDEDTIAHSDWVVDIGPAAGEHGGTVVHSGTYADLLKNPASITGAYLSGRESIAVPEIRRPIDKRRQLTVVGAREHNLKDIDVSFPLGVLTSVTGVSGSGKSTLVNDILATVLANKLNGARQVPGRHTRINGLDNLDKLVRVDQSPIGRTPRSNPATYTGVFDKIRTLFAATTEAKVRGYQPGRFSFNVKGGRCEACSGDGTIKIEMNFLPDVYVPCEVCHGARYNRETLEVHYKGKTISEVLDMSIEEAAEFFAPITGIHRYLKTLVDVGLGYVRLGQPAPTLSGGEAQRVKLAAELQKRSTGRTVYILDEPTTGLHFEDIRKLLKVINGLVDKGNSVIVIEHNLDVIKTSDWIVDMGPEGGAGGGTVVAEGTPEDVAAVPESYTGKFLTEVLEAKPPQPAPKKATRKRKVSA, encoded by the coding sequence GTGGCTGACCGCCTCATCGTCAAGGGCGCGCGCGAACACAATCTGCGCAGCGTCGATCTTGACCTGCCTCGTGATGCCCTGATCGTCTTCACCGGCCTGTCCGGGTCGGGCAAGTCGTCACTGGCCTTCGACACGATCTTCGCCGAGGGCCAGCGCCGCTACGTCGAGTCGCTGTCGGCCTACGCGCGCCAGTTCCTCGGCCAGATGGACAAGCCGGACGTCGACTTCATCGAGGGTCTGTCCCCGGCGGTGTCCATCGACCAGAAGTCCACCAACCGCAACCCGCGGTCGACGGTCGGCACCATCACCGAGGTGTACGACTACCTGCGACTGCTGTACGCGCGGGCGGGCACGCCGCACTGCCCGGTCTGTGGTGAGAAGATCGCCCGCCAGACGCCGCAGCAGATCGTCGACCAGGTCCTGGCCATGGATGAGGGCCTGCGATTCCAGGTGCTCGCGCCCGTGGTCCGCACCCGTAAGGGTGAGTTCGTCGACCTGTTCGACAAGCTCAACAGCCAGGGCTACAGCCGTGTGCGCGTCGACGGCGTGGTGCACTCACTGACCGATCCACCGAAGCTCAAGAAGCAGGAGAAGCACGACATCGAGGTCGTGGTGGACCGCCTGACGGTGAAGGCCTCCGCCAAGCAGCGCCTCACCGACTCGGTGGAGACCGCGCTGGGCCTCGCCGACGGCATCGTCGTCCTGGAGTTCGTCGACCGCGAGGATGACCATCCCCATCGCGAGCAGCGGTTCTCCGAGAAGCTCGCCTGCCCCAACGCTCACCCGCTGGCGGTGGACGACCTCGAACCGCGATCCTTCTCCTTCAACTCGCCCTACGGTGCGTGCCCGGAGTGCATCGGCCTCGGCATCCGCAAGGAGGTCGACCCGGAACTCGTGGTGCCCGATCCAGACATGACGCTGGCCGAGGGCGCCATCGCGCCGTGGTCGATCGGGCAGAGCGCCGAGTACTTCACCCGCATGATGGCGGGCCTCGGCGAGGCCATGGGATTCGACGTCGACACCCCGTGGAAGAAGCTGCCGGCCAAGGCGCGCAAGGCCATCCTCGAGGGCTCCGATCACCAGGTGCACGTCAAGTACAAAAACCGGTACGGACGTACCAGGTCGTACTACGCCGACTTCGAAGGCGTCATGGCCTACCTGCAGCGCCGCATGGAGCAGACCGACTCCGAGCAGATGAAGGAGCGGTTGGAAGGCTTCATGCGGGACATCCCGTGCCCGGAGTGCCAGGGCACGCGCCTCAAGCCTGAGATCCTCGCGGTCACGCTGGCCGCGGGGGACCGGGGCGCGAAGTCCATCGCCGAGGTCTGCGCGCTCTCGATCGCCGACTGCTCGGACTTCCTCAACGCGCTGACCCTGGGCCCGCGTGAGCAGGCCATCGCGGGTCAGGTGCTCAAGGAGGTGCAGTCCCGGCTCGGGTTCCTGCTCGACGTCGGCCTGGAGTATCTGTCGCTTGAGCGTGCGGCGGGCACCCTCTCCGGTGGTGAAGCGCAGCGCATCCGGTTGGCCACCCAGATCGGGTCCGGCCTGGTCGGGGTGCTCTACGTGCTCGACGAACCGTCGATCGGCCTGCACCAGCGGGACAACCGCCGGCTCATCGAAACCCTCACGCGGCTAAGGGATCTGGGCAACACGCTGATCGTCGTCGAGCACGACGAGGACACCATCGCGCACTCGGACTGGGTGGTCGACATCGGACCGGCGGCCGGTGAGCACGGCGGCACCGTCGTGCACAGCGGCACGTACGCGGATCTGCTGAAGAACCCGGCGTCGATCACGGGCGCCTACCTGTCGGGCCGGGAGAGCATCGCGGTCCCCGAGATTCGCCGCCCCATCGACAAGCGCCGGCAGTTGACGGTCGTCGGTGCCCGCGAGCACAACCTCAAGGACATCGACGTCTCGTTCCCGCTCGGGGTGCTGACGTCGGTCACCGGCGTGTCCGGTTCCGGCAAGTCCACGCTGGTCAACGACATCCTGGCGACCGTGCTGGCCAACAAGCTCAACGGTGCCCGGCAGGTGCCGGGCCGGCACACCCGGATCAACGGCCTGGACAACCTCGACAAGCTGGTGCGTGTCGACCAGTCACCGATCGGGCGCACGCCGCGGTCCAACCCGGCCACCTACACCGGCGTCTTCGACAAGATCCGCACGCTGTTCGCGGCCACCACCGAGGCCAAGGTGCGCGGCTACCAGCCCGGACGATTCTCGTTCAACGTCAAGGGCGGTCGCTGTGAGGCCTGCTCGGGTGACGGCACCATCAAGATCGAGATGAACTTCCTGCCCGACGTGTACGTGCCGTGCGAGGTGTGCCACGGTGCGCGCTACAACCGCGAGACGCTCGAGGTGCACTACAAGGGCAAGACCATCTCCGAGGTCCTCGACATGTCGATCGAGGAGGCCGCCGAGTTCTTCGCGCCGATCACCGGCATTCATCGCTACCTCAAGACCCTGGTGGACGTCGGCCTCGGCTACGTCCGCCTCGGGCAGCCCGCACCGACGCTGTCGGGCGGTGAGGCGCAGCGCGTGAAACTCGCGGCCGAACTGCAGAAGCGCTCCACTGGGCGGACGGTCTACATCCTCGACGAGCCGACCACGGGCCTGCACTTCGAGGACATCCGAAAACTGCTCAAGGTCATCAACGGCCTTGTCGACAAGGGCAATTCGGTGATCGTCATCGAGCACAACCTCGATGTCATCAAGACGTCGGACTGGATCGTCGACATGGGACCCGAGGGCGGCGCCGGTGGCGGCACCGTCGTCGCAGAGGGCACGCCAGAAGATGTGGCCGCCGTGCCGGAGAGCTACACCGGCAAGTTCCTCACCGAGGTGTTGGAGGCCAAACCACCGCAGCCCGCACCCAAGAAGGCCACCCGCAAACGCAAGGTCAGCGCGTAG
- a CDS encoding helix-turn-helix domain-containing protein: protein MVRLPLTAEQLAAGKRIGKQLRDARGERTLADVAEAAGISPETLRKIETGRLATPSFTAVAALARALGLSLDELAEICLEREDLQQTG, encoded by the coding sequence ATGGTGCGACTCCCCCTGACCGCAGAACAGCTCGCCGCCGGTAAGCGGATCGGCAAGCAGTTGCGCGACGCGCGGGGCGAGCGCACGCTCGCCGACGTGGCCGAGGCAGCCGGGATCTCCCCCGAGACGCTGCGCAAGATTGAGACCGGCCGGTTGGCAACCCCGTCCTTCACGGCGGTGGCGGCCCTGGCGCGCGCACTGGGCCTGTCACTCGACGAACTCGCCGAGATCTGCCTCGAACGCGAGGACCTTCAGCAGACCGGCTGA